Part of the Clostridiales bacterium genome, GGCCCAGCAACTGTGACGGATCCAATCAGACAAGCATTAGGATTGCAAAGGGAATCGCCGACCTTCTGAAAGCTGAGACGGTGGGTGAACGCTCCGCTGGCCAGACTTCGGGTAACCAGTTCGAGGCCATATGCGCGGATTTCGTGGACAGCACATTCCGGCAGCTCGGCCATCTCAGGCCTGGCAATTGGCAGGTCCAGCACGTCAAAGGGCGCAATCGGCTCGAGATCGCACGCTACGAACAGTATTCGCACTTGGTCGCGCTGGATCGCGCCGCCAAGAACGACCCGGAGCTTGCCGCCGCGCTCGGCAGTGATTACACGATTACCCCTGACGTTGTCGTAGTACGAAATGTGGAGAGCGACGCCGCAATCAACAGCCCAATCGTGCTTGTGGATGATAGCGTTGCGACCCTCGCGAGTCTCAGGGAGCGTGAAGGCGGGCTCCCGCTCCTCCATGCCAGCATCTCCTGCAAGTGGACGATTCGCAGCGATCGCGCGCAGAACGCAAGGTCGGAGGCGCTGAACTTGGTTCGCAATCGCAAGGGCCCGCTACCTCACATTATGGTTGTTACCGCAGAGCCCACACCCAGCAGGCTCGCGTCAATTGCCCTAGGGACCGGCGATGTCGACTGTGTCTACCATTTCGCGCTCTACGAGTTGCAGGAGACGGTGGCAGCGCTCGGCATGCATGACGCCGCGGATGCACTCGCCGTCATGGTCGAGGGCGACCGCCTGAAGGACATTTCGGATCTCCCGCTCGATCTCGCCGTTTAGGGCCGGTGCTCATCCGCCATCGCCCGGATCCGTCGGCTTTCACTCGGAAACCTCGGCGACGTCAAGCCTGGGGCGCGAGAGTCTCTACAAGGCGCTCTCGACTGACGGCAATCCTGAGGCGAGCGCATGGCTGTGGGCTTACTTGAGTTCCTCCTCAGGCCACGGGACGCGCCAATACCACTCGGCGATTACGACTCCGAAGGCGTCTGGCATCCACATCCGCAGCGAACTGAGTCATGCGTAAGACGCGCGTCCAGCAGACGCGCATCAGGTAGAATCGACCTGAAGGCAACTGGCGCGCAGCTCATGCGCAAGAGCGTTGGGTGGGCCTGATGGAGTCACCGACCACTGAGTTCGTTAAGGCCGTCGCTGCCCAAGCTGACCGGAGAGATCGCTATCGCCGCCGTCGGCGTGTTGGCCTTGTCGTTGGAGGACTCGTCGCATTCGCATTGGGTGGGATCCTCGCTCTGCTTGTCGGCCTGGTGATAATCGCCATCGCCAGGCACTTTGAGCGGTCGGCCGTGCCCTCGTGGCTCGACTGATGCGCGCGGGTTGTCGCCGACCTGAGTCCAAGTTTGAAGTGCACCGCTTCGATCGCGTCGAGATCGGTCTGCGTGAGGTGAGCCATGCTCTGGCCCTTGGGCAGGTACTGGCGGATCAGTCCGTTCGTGTTCTCGTTCAGAGTGCTGTCTGAGACGTGCAACAAGCATCGCGTACGACGATGTCGCATCCTGGGAGCTCACGGCACGCAGCTCATGCGCTACATTGTTGACGAGGGCGGGTACCTCGCTCCGGCTTGTGTCGAGTTAGCGTATCTGCTAACCTGAAGCCATGCCGTACACCGTCGACTACTTCAGCCATCGCGTCCGCGATGAGATCGAATCGTGGCCGGTTGGCGTATTTGCGGACTACGCACGGCTGGCCGAACTCCTGATCGAGTTCGGCCCCGATGTACGGATGCCGCATTCGCGCGTGATGGGCGACGGGCTCTTCGAGCTCAGGCCACTCCGAAGCGTGACCTTGAGATCGCTCGCAGACGCATGAAGGAGGTTCGCGATGGCCAGAAGTGAATACCGTCCTGTCTCGCACGATCACGAGGCCTTTGTCGAGCGTGCGCGCAAGCGCAAGGGGTTCGATGAGGCCTATGACGAACTTGAAGACGAGTATCTGCTCGTCTGCGAGTTGCTCTCCGCTCGCACTCATGCGGGCTTGACTCAGGAAGAGGTCGCCGCATCCATGGGGACGACGAAGAGCGCCGTTTCCCGCCTGGAGGGTGCCGGTAAGCATTCGCCTTCGGTGAGTACGCTCAAGAAGTATGCTCGAGCAGTGGGTTGCGACGTGGAGATCCGCTTGGTTCCCGCTCCTCGGCGAAGAAAAGCTTCGACCTGACATCCGCGGCCTGTAAGGTAATCTAGATTCGCCGCCGCCAATGGCCGCGGCTGCAGGTCGAGCCGAATGCGTTAGGCGCCCTCGCTTGACCAAGTCCGGAAGGGCGGACACGTGGAAACCATGGACTGGTACGACAGCCTGGCGAAGCCGGTGTGGACACCGTCGCCCAGCTTCATCGGCACGATGTGGACCGTGCTCTACCCAATCATCATCGTGACGTTCGCGTACATGATCTTCCGAGTAGCGCGCGGACAGGCGCCACCGTCTCTGCTCATACCGATCGCCATCAACGTCGTCTCCAACATCGCGTTCACGCCAATTCTGTTTGGCTTGCGCAACCTGCCGCTTGCCTCGGTCGACATCCTCATCGTCCTTGCAACGATTGTCTGGTGTATGGTGGCGTTTTGGCCGCACTCCCGCGTAGCGGCGCTGGCGCTCACGCCCTATCTCGTTTGGGTGGGCACGGCTAGCGTTCTGCAGCTCTCGATCACGTGGATGAACCGCTAGCAGGCAGCGGCGGCGTGCACGTGGATTCCGGATACGTTTCTGCTCATGCCAAATGCCTTAGCGGGACTCTTTGCTCTGCTCGGCGGTATGTAGCCTGATCCAGTCGGCCAATGCGTCTTCCTCGATCTCCTCGGATGCGAGTGCGACGATGGTTGTGACCACGTCGGCCTCGCTCGCAGTGAACTCGAGTCCGTTGAGCCCCAGGAACACCGCCATCACGACAAACGCCACACGCTTGTTGCCGTCGTTATAAGGGTGGTTGCGGGCAAGCCCGTAACCGTAGGCTGCGGCAAGCGTGGCGATGTCCGCACCAGCCGTGTAGGAGAAAAGCTGTCTCGGTCGCGCGAGCGCGGATTCGAGCAGGTTCTCATCGCGCAGACCCGGCTTCCCGCCGTGGGTGAGCAGCATGTCGGTCTGGATGGCGTCGGCAACGACGCGGGCGACCCATCTCGGTTCGCTGACGGGCATCAAGGACGCC contains:
- a CDS encoding type II restriction endonuclease, translating into MYGRVEFAEARKAFHHALLESCLTIDSQGRPSNCDGSNQTSIRIAKGIADLLKAETVGERSAGQTSGNQFEAICADFVDSTFRQLGHLRPGNWQVQHVKGRNRLEIARYEQYSHLVALDRAAKNDPELAAALGSDYTITPDVVVVRNVESDAAINSPIVLVDDSVATLASLREREGGLPLLHASISCKWTIRSDRAQNARSEALNLVRNRKGPLPHIMVVTAEPTPSRLASIALGTGDVDCVYHFALYELQETVAALGMHDAADALAVMVEGDRLKDISDLPLDLAV
- a CDS encoding type II toxin-antitoxin system RelE/ParE family toxin; this encodes MPYTVDYFSHRVRDEIESWPVGVFADYARLAELLIEFGPDVRMPHSRVMGDGLFELRPLRSVTLRSLADA
- a CDS encoding helix-turn-helix transcriptional regulator → MARSEYRPVSHDHEAFVERARKRKGFDEAYDELEDEYLLVCELLSARTHAGLTQEEVAASMGTTKSAVSRLEGAGKHSPSVSTLKKYARAVGCDVEIRLVPAPRRRKAST
- a CDS encoding tryptophan-rich sensory protein, which codes for MDWYDSLAKPVWTPSPSFIGTMWTVLYPIIIVTFAYMIFRVARGQAPPSLLIPIAINVVSNIAFTPILFGLRNLPLASVDILIVLATIVWCMVAFWPHSRVAALALTPYLVWVGTASVLQLSITWMNR
- a CDS encoding type II toxin-antitoxin system death-on-curing family toxin, which encodes MPVSEPRWVARVVADAIQTDMLLTHGGKPGLRDENLLESALARPRQLFSYTAGADIATLAAAYGYGLARNHPYNDGNKRVAFVVMAVFLGLNGLEFTASEADVVTTIVALASEEIEEDALADWIRLHTAEQSKESR